In a genomic window of Ptiloglossa arizonensis isolate GNS036 chromosome 12, iyPtiAriz1_principal, whole genome shotgun sequence:
- the LOC143153422 gene encoding uncharacterized protein LOC143153422 isoform X4, giving the protein MQRSVLFLVAKGFDIWKTAVSMSASRPLHCDGKDNNSKSGSKRMAYEVFLGGSCNPTTWRSEIAIPTLQSLGITYYNPQVSQWGPELIAQEYEAKQTAKVLLFVIDNQTRNSAGIIEAAQLAATRRESLILVIYPYRQGQTILGETVSSQEYYDLMNGLLVLQYLMERQRIPIFESVSIALNCTSKVLREEVNVQDLHSEDGIRPIKISLGQNGMDAVTLREIFKSMDINDSGSVNLGEAWVALQSNVKCNLSFSDLLNVVNKSETYRTLIDDAFPAKRDPMELRINFEQFCALATESAWRTKTNGVSCESEIPSVWSILCRKASKFLRRAIVQPFTRFLGIFYSKQFPMIRACIVNICESKQVIARRTRPNQFENVPENSHVRFVRLFNFLDWTNSFVPETEKRDLYVGVIGKDQFWLETTAASSIESIGLSLYRSSLNEYNVKVLPQELQRMKNSRLILLIVPQHSRGITLMALAAHLIGLRAKLVLCVQTLPEDCVVSGEKLTEQATKDYNRGRMYLSDYATREGVPVFQNIADALQHAIQLVQSLR; this is encoded by the exons ATGCAGCGTAGTGTGCTTTTCCTTGTTGCAAAAGGATTTGATATTTGGAA AACAGCCGTTTCTATGAGCGCCTCTCGTCCGTTACATTGTGATGGAAAGGATAATAACAGCAAAAGTGGTTCAA AGAGAATGGCATATGAGGTATTTCTGGGTGGATCTTGTAATCCAACCACATGGAGGTCAGAAATAGCGATACCGACTCTTCAGAGCCTTGGAATTACTTATTACAATCCT CAAGTGTCGCAGTGGGGACCTGAACTGATAGCTCAAGAATATGAAGCAAAACAGACAGCGAAAGTGTTACTCTTTGTGATCGATAACCAAACGCGCAACAGCGCAGGCATCATTGAAGCAGCTCAGTTGGCAGCTACACGTCGCGAATCTTTAATCCTAGTTATTTATCCGTATCGTCAGGGTCAAACGATACTTGGCGAGACTGTATCCTCTCA GGAATATTACGACTTGATGAATGGACTGTTGGTACTTCAGTACCTTATGGAGAGACAGAGGATACCGATATTCGAGAGTGTATCAATTGCTCTTAATTGTACGTCCAAG GTTCTGCGCGAAGAGGTTAACGTGCAAGATCTGCATTCCGAAGATGGCATTAGACCGATTAAAATTTCACTCGGTCAAAATGGAATGGACGCGGT TACACTAAGGGAGATTTTCAAGTCCATGGATATTAATGACAGCGGAAGCGTTAATTTAGGAGAA gCTTGGGTAGCGTTACAATCGAATGTCAAATGCAACTTGTCGTTTTCGGATCTTCTAAATGTCGTAAATAAATCCG AAACGTATAGGACGTTGATAGACGATGCATTTCCAGCCAAGAGAGATCCAATGGAATTACGGATAAATTTTGAACAGTTCTGTGCCCTAGCTACCGAATCAGCTTGGAGAACGAAGACCAACGGCGTTTCTTGTGAAAGTGAGATACCTTCAGTTTGGAGTATATTATGTAGGAAGGCTTCGAAATTTCTTCGCAGAGCTATCGTGCAACCTTTTACCCGTTTCTTAGGTATTTTCTATTCTAAACAATTTCCGATGATCCGAGCGTGTATCGTTAACATCTGTGAAAGCAAACAGGTCATCGCAAGACGCACACGCCCCAATCAGTTTGAAAACGTTCCCGAGAACAGTCATGTACGATTCGTGCGACTATTCAACTTTTTAGATTGGACCAATTCCTTCGTGCCTGAAACCGAGAAGAGGGACTTGTACGTTGGAGTAATCGGCAAAGATCAGTTTTGGTTAGAAACAACCGCAGCATCCTCCATCGA atcCATCGGTTTATCCCTATACCGATCAAGCCTGAACGAGTACAACGTAAAGGTGTTGCCACAAGAATTGCAGAGAATGAAAAATTCACGGTTAATATTGCTAATCGTGCCACAGCACTCTCGTGGCATCACCCTAATGGCACTGGCAGCTCATCTGATTGGATTGCGCGCAAAACTGGTCCTGTGCGTTCAAACGCTTCCCGAAGATTGCGTAGTTTCTGGCGAAAAG CTAACCGAACAAGCCACAAAAGACTACAACCGGGGAAGAATGTACCTGTCGGACTACGCGACGCGCGAAGGTGTACCTGTTTTTCAGAATATCGCAGATGCTCTACAACACGCGATACAGCTAGTTCAAAGTCTTCGTTGA
- the LOC143153422 gene encoding uncharacterized protein LOC143153422 isoform X6, protein MLLLAIWMQKCKEQRFTEDCSIICLDTYIMLQEFYMFVVELAHLCKKGTAVSMSASRPLHCDGKDNNSKSGSKRMAYEVFLGGSCNPTTWRSEIAIPTLQSLGITYYNPQVSQWGPELIAQEYEAKQTAKVLLFVIDNQTRNSAGIIEAAQLAATRRESLILVIYPYRQGQTILGETVSSQEYYDLMNGLLVLQYLMERQRIPIFESVSIALNCTSKVLREEVNVQDLHSEDGIRPIKISLGQNGMDAVTLREIFKSMDINDSGSVNLGEAWVALQSNVKCNLSFSDLLNVVNKSETYRTLIDDAFPAKRDPMELRINFEQFCALATESAWRTKTNGVSCESEIPSVWSILCRKASKFLRRAIVQPFTRFLDWTNSFVPETEKRDLYVGVIGKDQFWLETTAASSIESIGLSLYRSSLNEYNVKVLPQELQRMKNSRLILLIVPQHSRGITLMALAAHLIGLRAKLVLCVQTLPEDCVVSGEKLTEQATKDYNRGRMYLSDYATREGVPVFQNIADALQHAIQLVQSLR, encoded by the exons ATGCTGTTGCTTGCAATCTGGATGCAAAAGTGCAAAGAGCAGCGATTTACTGAGGATTGCTCGATCATCTGTTTAGATACCTATATAATGCTCCAAGAATTTTACATGTTCGTCGTTGAATTGGCACATTTGTGCAAGAAAGG AACAGCCGTTTCTATGAGCGCCTCTCGTCCGTTACATTGTGATGGAAAGGATAATAACAGCAAAAGTGGTTCAA AGAGAATGGCATATGAGGTATTTCTGGGTGGATCTTGTAATCCAACCACATGGAGGTCAGAAATAGCGATACCGACTCTTCAGAGCCTTGGAATTACTTATTACAATCCT CAAGTGTCGCAGTGGGGACCTGAACTGATAGCTCAAGAATATGAAGCAAAACAGACAGCGAAAGTGTTACTCTTTGTGATCGATAACCAAACGCGCAACAGCGCAGGCATCATTGAAGCAGCTCAGTTGGCAGCTACACGTCGCGAATCTTTAATCCTAGTTATTTATCCGTATCGTCAGGGTCAAACGATACTTGGCGAGACTGTATCCTCTCA GGAATATTACGACTTGATGAATGGACTGTTGGTACTTCAGTACCTTATGGAGAGACAGAGGATACCGATATTCGAGAGTGTATCAATTGCTCTTAATTGTACGTCCAAG GTTCTGCGCGAAGAGGTTAACGTGCAAGATCTGCATTCCGAAGATGGCATTAGACCGATTAAAATTTCACTCGGTCAAAATGGAATGGACGCGGT TACACTAAGGGAGATTTTCAAGTCCATGGATATTAATGACAGCGGAAGCGTTAATTTAGGAGAA gCTTGGGTAGCGTTACAATCGAATGTCAAATGCAACTTGTCGTTTTCGGATCTTCTAAATGTCGTAAATAAATCCG AAACGTATAGGACGTTGATAGACGATGCATTTCCAGCCAAGAGAGATCCAATGGAATTACGGATAAATTTTGAACAGTTCTGTGCCCTAGCTACCGAATCAGCTTGGAGAACGAAGACCAACGGCGTTTCTTGTGAAAGTGAGATACCTTCAGTTTGGAGTATATTATGTAGGAAGGCTTCGAAATTTCTTCGCAGAGCTATCGTGCAACCTTTTACCCGTTTCTTAG ATTGGACCAATTCCTTCGTGCCTGAAACCGAGAAGAGGGACTTGTACGTTGGAGTAATCGGCAAAGATCAGTTTTGGTTAGAAACAACCGCAGCATCCTCCATCGA atcCATCGGTTTATCCCTATACCGATCAAGCCTGAACGAGTACAACGTAAAGGTGTTGCCACAAGAATTGCAGAGAATGAAAAATTCACGGTTAATATTGCTAATCGTGCCACAGCACTCTCGTGGCATCACCCTAATGGCACTGGCAGCTCATCTGATTGGATTGCGCGCAAAACTGGTCCTGTGCGTTCAAACGCTTCCCGAAGATTGCGTAGTTTCTGGCGAAAAG CTAACCGAACAAGCCACAAAAGACTACAACCGGGGAAGAATGTACCTGTCGGACTACGCGACGCGCGAAGGTGTACCTGTTTTTCAGAATATCGCAGATGCTCTACAACACGCGATACAGCTAGTTCAAAGTCTTCGTTGA
- the LOC143153422 gene encoding uncharacterized protein LOC143153422 isoform X1 → MLISISSRLMDQSMARSNKCLVTVNCSRNILSTMQRSVLFLVAKGFDIWKTAVSMSASRPLHCDGKDNNSKSGSKRMAYEVFLGGSCNPTTWRSEIAIPTLQSLGITYYNPQVSQWGPELIAQEYEAKQTAKVLLFVIDNQTRNSAGIIEAAQLAATRRESLILVIYPYRQGQTILGETVSSQEYYDLMNGLLVLQYLMERQRIPIFESVSIALNCTSKVLREEVNVQDLHSEDGIRPIKISLGQNGMDAVTLREIFKSMDINDSGSVNLGEAWVALQSNVKCNLSFSDLLNVVNKSETYRTLIDDAFPAKRDPMELRINFEQFCALATESAWRTKTNGVSCESEIPSVWSILCRKASKFLRRAIVQPFTRFLGIFYSKQFPMIRACIVNICESKQVIARRTRPNQFENVPENSHVRFVRLFNFLDWTNSFVPETEKRDLYVGVIGKDQFWLETTAASSIESIGLSLYRSSLNEYNVKVLPQELQRMKNSRLILLIVPQHSRGITLMALAAHLIGLRAKLVLCVQTLPEDCVVSGEKLTEQATKDYNRGRMYLSDYATREGVPVFQNIADALQHAIQLVQSLR, encoded by the exons ATGTTGATAAGTATTAGTTCAAGGCTTATGGATCAGTCGATG GCACGAAGCAACAAATGTCTGGTTACAGTTAATTGCAgtagaaacattttatcgacGATGCAGCGTAGTGTGCTTTTCCTTGTTGCAAAAGGATTTGATATTTGGAA AACAGCCGTTTCTATGAGCGCCTCTCGTCCGTTACATTGTGATGGAAAGGATAATAACAGCAAAAGTGGTTCAA AGAGAATGGCATATGAGGTATTTCTGGGTGGATCTTGTAATCCAACCACATGGAGGTCAGAAATAGCGATACCGACTCTTCAGAGCCTTGGAATTACTTATTACAATCCT CAAGTGTCGCAGTGGGGACCTGAACTGATAGCTCAAGAATATGAAGCAAAACAGACAGCGAAAGTGTTACTCTTTGTGATCGATAACCAAACGCGCAACAGCGCAGGCATCATTGAAGCAGCTCAGTTGGCAGCTACACGTCGCGAATCTTTAATCCTAGTTATTTATCCGTATCGTCAGGGTCAAACGATACTTGGCGAGACTGTATCCTCTCA GGAATATTACGACTTGATGAATGGACTGTTGGTACTTCAGTACCTTATGGAGAGACAGAGGATACCGATATTCGAGAGTGTATCAATTGCTCTTAATTGTACGTCCAAG GTTCTGCGCGAAGAGGTTAACGTGCAAGATCTGCATTCCGAAGATGGCATTAGACCGATTAAAATTTCACTCGGTCAAAATGGAATGGACGCGGT TACACTAAGGGAGATTTTCAAGTCCATGGATATTAATGACAGCGGAAGCGTTAATTTAGGAGAA gCTTGGGTAGCGTTACAATCGAATGTCAAATGCAACTTGTCGTTTTCGGATCTTCTAAATGTCGTAAATAAATCCG AAACGTATAGGACGTTGATAGACGATGCATTTCCAGCCAAGAGAGATCCAATGGAATTACGGATAAATTTTGAACAGTTCTGTGCCCTAGCTACCGAATCAGCTTGGAGAACGAAGACCAACGGCGTTTCTTGTGAAAGTGAGATACCTTCAGTTTGGAGTATATTATGTAGGAAGGCTTCGAAATTTCTTCGCAGAGCTATCGTGCAACCTTTTACCCGTTTCTTAGGTATTTTCTATTCTAAACAATTTCCGATGATCCGAGCGTGTATCGTTAACATCTGTGAAAGCAAACAGGTCATCGCAAGACGCACACGCCCCAATCAGTTTGAAAACGTTCCCGAGAACAGTCATGTACGATTCGTGCGACTATTCAACTTTTTAGATTGGACCAATTCCTTCGTGCCTGAAACCGAGAAGAGGGACTTGTACGTTGGAGTAATCGGCAAAGATCAGTTTTGGTTAGAAACAACCGCAGCATCCTCCATCGA atcCATCGGTTTATCCCTATACCGATCAAGCCTGAACGAGTACAACGTAAAGGTGTTGCCACAAGAATTGCAGAGAATGAAAAATTCACGGTTAATATTGCTAATCGTGCCACAGCACTCTCGTGGCATCACCCTAATGGCACTGGCAGCTCATCTGATTGGATTGCGCGCAAAACTGGTCCTGTGCGTTCAAACGCTTCCCGAAGATTGCGTAGTTTCTGGCGAAAAG CTAACCGAACAAGCCACAAAAGACTACAACCGGGGAAGAATGTACCTGTCGGACTACGCGACGCGCGAAGGTGTACCTGTTTTTCAGAATATCGCAGATGCTCTACAACACGCGATACAGCTAGTTCAAAGTCTTCGTTGA
- the LOC143153422 gene encoding uncharacterized protein LOC143153422 isoform X3: MLISISSRLMDQSMARSNKCLVTVNCSRNILSTMQRSVLFLVAKGFDIWKTAVSMSASRPLHCDGKDNNSKSGSKRMAYEVFLGGSCNPTTWRSEIAIPTLQSLGITYYNPQVSQWGPELIAQEYEAKQTAKVLLFVIDNQTRNSAGIIEAAQLAATRRESLILVIYPYRQGQTILGETVSSQEYYDLMNGLLVLQYLMERQRIPIFESVSIALNCTSKVLREEVNVQDLHSEDGIRPIKISLGQNGMDAVTLREIFKSMDINDSGSVNLGEAWVALQSNVKCNLSFSDLLNVVNKSETYRTLIDDAFPAKRDPMELRINFEQFCALATESAWRTKTNGVSCESIFYSKQFPMIRACIVNICESKQVIARRTRPNQFENVPENSHVRFVRLFNFLDWTNSFVPETEKRDLYVGVIGKDQFWLETTAASSIESIGLSLYRSSLNEYNVKVLPQELQRMKNSRLILLIVPQHSRGITLMALAAHLIGLRAKLVLCVQTLPEDCVVSGEKLTEQATKDYNRGRMYLSDYATREGVPVFQNIADALQHAIQLVQSLR; this comes from the exons ATGTTGATAAGTATTAGTTCAAGGCTTATGGATCAGTCGATG GCACGAAGCAACAAATGTCTGGTTACAGTTAATTGCAgtagaaacattttatcgacGATGCAGCGTAGTGTGCTTTTCCTTGTTGCAAAAGGATTTGATATTTGGAA AACAGCCGTTTCTATGAGCGCCTCTCGTCCGTTACATTGTGATGGAAAGGATAATAACAGCAAAAGTGGTTCAA AGAGAATGGCATATGAGGTATTTCTGGGTGGATCTTGTAATCCAACCACATGGAGGTCAGAAATAGCGATACCGACTCTTCAGAGCCTTGGAATTACTTATTACAATCCT CAAGTGTCGCAGTGGGGACCTGAACTGATAGCTCAAGAATATGAAGCAAAACAGACAGCGAAAGTGTTACTCTTTGTGATCGATAACCAAACGCGCAACAGCGCAGGCATCATTGAAGCAGCTCAGTTGGCAGCTACACGTCGCGAATCTTTAATCCTAGTTATTTATCCGTATCGTCAGGGTCAAACGATACTTGGCGAGACTGTATCCTCTCA GGAATATTACGACTTGATGAATGGACTGTTGGTACTTCAGTACCTTATGGAGAGACAGAGGATACCGATATTCGAGAGTGTATCAATTGCTCTTAATTGTACGTCCAAG GTTCTGCGCGAAGAGGTTAACGTGCAAGATCTGCATTCCGAAGATGGCATTAGACCGATTAAAATTTCACTCGGTCAAAATGGAATGGACGCGGT TACACTAAGGGAGATTTTCAAGTCCATGGATATTAATGACAGCGGAAGCGTTAATTTAGGAGAA gCTTGGGTAGCGTTACAATCGAATGTCAAATGCAACTTGTCGTTTTCGGATCTTCTAAATGTCGTAAATAAATCCG AAACGTATAGGACGTTGATAGACGATGCATTTCCAGCCAAGAGAGATCCAATGGAATTACGGATAAATTTTGAACAGTTCTGTGCCCTAGCTACCGAATCAGCTTGGAGAACGAAGACCAACGGCGTTTCTTGTGAAA GTATTTTCTATTCTAAACAATTTCCGATGATCCGAGCGTGTATCGTTAACATCTGTGAAAGCAAACAGGTCATCGCAAGACGCACACGCCCCAATCAGTTTGAAAACGTTCCCGAGAACAGTCATGTACGATTCGTGCGACTATTCAACTTTTTAGATTGGACCAATTCCTTCGTGCCTGAAACCGAGAAGAGGGACTTGTACGTTGGAGTAATCGGCAAAGATCAGTTTTGGTTAGAAACAACCGCAGCATCCTCCATCGA atcCATCGGTTTATCCCTATACCGATCAAGCCTGAACGAGTACAACGTAAAGGTGTTGCCACAAGAATTGCAGAGAATGAAAAATTCACGGTTAATATTGCTAATCGTGCCACAGCACTCTCGTGGCATCACCCTAATGGCACTGGCAGCTCATCTGATTGGATTGCGCGCAAAACTGGTCCTGTGCGTTCAAACGCTTCCCGAAGATTGCGTAGTTTCTGGCGAAAAG CTAACCGAACAAGCCACAAAAGACTACAACCGGGGAAGAATGTACCTGTCGGACTACGCGACGCGCGAAGGTGTACCTGTTTTTCAGAATATCGCAGATGCTCTACAACACGCGATACAGCTAGTTCAAAGTCTTCGTTGA
- the LOC143153422 gene encoding uncharacterized protein LOC143153422 isoform X7 — MLISISSRLMDQSMARSNKCLVTVNCSRNILSTMQRSVLFLVAKGFDIWKTAVSMSASRPLHCDGKDNNSKSGSKRMAYEVFLGGSCNPTTWRSEIAIPTLQSLGITYYNPQVSQWGPELIAQEYEAKQTAKVLLFVIDNQTRNSAGIIEAAQLAATRRESLILVIYPYRQGQTILGETVSSQEYYDLMNGLLVLQYLMERQRIPIFESVSIALNCTSKVLREEVNVQDLHSEDGIRPIKISLGQNGMDAVTLREIFKSMDINDSGSVNLGEAWVALQSNVKCNLSFSDLLNVVNKSETYRTLIDDAFPAKRDPMELRINFEQFCALATESAWRTKTNGVSCENWTNSFVPETEKRDLYVGVIGKDQFWLETTAASSIESIGLSLYRSSLNEYNVKVLPQELQRMKNSRLILLIVPQHSRGITLMALAAHLIGLRAKLVLCVQTLPEDCVVSGEKLTEQATKDYNRGRMYLSDYATREGVPVFQNIADALQHAIQLVQSLR; from the exons ATGTTGATAAGTATTAGTTCAAGGCTTATGGATCAGTCGATG GCACGAAGCAACAAATGTCTGGTTACAGTTAATTGCAgtagaaacattttatcgacGATGCAGCGTAGTGTGCTTTTCCTTGTTGCAAAAGGATTTGATATTTGGAA AACAGCCGTTTCTATGAGCGCCTCTCGTCCGTTACATTGTGATGGAAAGGATAATAACAGCAAAAGTGGTTCAA AGAGAATGGCATATGAGGTATTTCTGGGTGGATCTTGTAATCCAACCACATGGAGGTCAGAAATAGCGATACCGACTCTTCAGAGCCTTGGAATTACTTATTACAATCCT CAAGTGTCGCAGTGGGGACCTGAACTGATAGCTCAAGAATATGAAGCAAAACAGACAGCGAAAGTGTTACTCTTTGTGATCGATAACCAAACGCGCAACAGCGCAGGCATCATTGAAGCAGCTCAGTTGGCAGCTACACGTCGCGAATCTTTAATCCTAGTTATTTATCCGTATCGTCAGGGTCAAACGATACTTGGCGAGACTGTATCCTCTCA GGAATATTACGACTTGATGAATGGACTGTTGGTACTTCAGTACCTTATGGAGAGACAGAGGATACCGATATTCGAGAGTGTATCAATTGCTCTTAATTGTACGTCCAAG GTTCTGCGCGAAGAGGTTAACGTGCAAGATCTGCATTCCGAAGATGGCATTAGACCGATTAAAATTTCACTCGGTCAAAATGGAATGGACGCGGT TACACTAAGGGAGATTTTCAAGTCCATGGATATTAATGACAGCGGAAGCGTTAATTTAGGAGAA gCTTGGGTAGCGTTACAATCGAATGTCAAATGCAACTTGTCGTTTTCGGATCTTCTAAATGTCGTAAATAAATCCG AAACGTATAGGACGTTGATAGACGATGCATTTCCAGCCAAGAGAGATCCAATGGAATTACGGATAAATTTTGAACAGTTCTGTGCCCTAGCTACCGAATCAGCTTGGAGAACGAAGACCAACGGCGTTTCTTGTGAAA ATTGGACCAATTCCTTCGTGCCTGAAACCGAGAAGAGGGACTTGTACGTTGGAGTAATCGGCAAAGATCAGTTTTGGTTAGAAACAACCGCAGCATCCTCCATCGA atcCATCGGTTTATCCCTATACCGATCAAGCCTGAACGAGTACAACGTAAAGGTGTTGCCACAAGAATTGCAGAGAATGAAAAATTCACGGTTAATATTGCTAATCGTGCCACAGCACTCTCGTGGCATCACCCTAATGGCACTGGCAGCTCATCTGATTGGATTGCGCGCAAAACTGGTCCTGTGCGTTCAAACGCTTCCCGAAGATTGCGTAGTTTCTGGCGAAAAG CTAACCGAACAAGCCACAAAAGACTACAACCGGGGAAGAATGTACCTGTCGGACTACGCGACGCGCGAAGGTGTACCTGTTTTTCAGAATATCGCAGATGCTCTACAACACGCGATACAGCTAGTTCAAAGTCTTCGTTGA
- the LOC143153422 gene encoding uncharacterized protein LOC143153422 isoform X2: MLLLAIWMQKCKEQRFTEDCSIICLDTYIMLQEFYMFVVELAHLCKKGTAVSMSASRPLHCDGKDNNSKSGSKRMAYEVFLGGSCNPTTWRSEIAIPTLQSLGITYYNPQVSQWGPELIAQEYEAKQTAKVLLFVIDNQTRNSAGIIEAAQLAATRRESLILVIYPYRQGQTILGETVSSQEYYDLMNGLLVLQYLMERQRIPIFESVSIALNCTSKVLREEVNVQDLHSEDGIRPIKISLGQNGMDAVTLREIFKSMDINDSGSVNLGEAWVALQSNVKCNLSFSDLLNVVNKSETYRTLIDDAFPAKRDPMELRINFEQFCALATESAWRTKTNGVSCESEIPSVWSILCRKASKFLRRAIVQPFTRFLGIFYSKQFPMIRACIVNICESKQVIARRTRPNQFENVPENSHVRFVRLFNFLDWTNSFVPETEKRDLYVGVIGKDQFWLETTAASSIESIGLSLYRSSLNEYNVKVLPQELQRMKNSRLILLIVPQHSRGITLMALAAHLIGLRAKLVLCVQTLPEDCVVSGEKLTEQATKDYNRGRMYLSDYATREGVPVFQNIADALQHAIQLVQSLR; the protein is encoded by the exons ATGCTGTTGCTTGCAATCTGGATGCAAAAGTGCAAAGAGCAGCGATTTACTGAGGATTGCTCGATCATCTGTTTAGATACCTATATAATGCTCCAAGAATTTTACATGTTCGTCGTTGAATTGGCACATTTGTGCAAGAAAGG AACAGCCGTTTCTATGAGCGCCTCTCGTCCGTTACATTGTGATGGAAAGGATAATAACAGCAAAAGTGGTTCAA AGAGAATGGCATATGAGGTATTTCTGGGTGGATCTTGTAATCCAACCACATGGAGGTCAGAAATAGCGATACCGACTCTTCAGAGCCTTGGAATTACTTATTACAATCCT CAAGTGTCGCAGTGGGGACCTGAACTGATAGCTCAAGAATATGAAGCAAAACAGACAGCGAAAGTGTTACTCTTTGTGATCGATAACCAAACGCGCAACAGCGCAGGCATCATTGAAGCAGCTCAGTTGGCAGCTACACGTCGCGAATCTTTAATCCTAGTTATTTATCCGTATCGTCAGGGTCAAACGATACTTGGCGAGACTGTATCCTCTCA GGAATATTACGACTTGATGAATGGACTGTTGGTACTTCAGTACCTTATGGAGAGACAGAGGATACCGATATTCGAGAGTGTATCAATTGCTCTTAATTGTACGTCCAAG GTTCTGCGCGAAGAGGTTAACGTGCAAGATCTGCATTCCGAAGATGGCATTAGACCGATTAAAATTTCACTCGGTCAAAATGGAATGGACGCGGT TACACTAAGGGAGATTTTCAAGTCCATGGATATTAATGACAGCGGAAGCGTTAATTTAGGAGAA gCTTGGGTAGCGTTACAATCGAATGTCAAATGCAACTTGTCGTTTTCGGATCTTCTAAATGTCGTAAATAAATCCG AAACGTATAGGACGTTGATAGACGATGCATTTCCAGCCAAGAGAGATCCAATGGAATTACGGATAAATTTTGAACAGTTCTGTGCCCTAGCTACCGAATCAGCTTGGAGAACGAAGACCAACGGCGTTTCTTGTGAAAGTGAGATACCTTCAGTTTGGAGTATATTATGTAGGAAGGCTTCGAAATTTCTTCGCAGAGCTATCGTGCAACCTTTTACCCGTTTCTTAGGTATTTTCTATTCTAAACAATTTCCGATGATCCGAGCGTGTATCGTTAACATCTGTGAAAGCAAACAGGTCATCGCAAGACGCACACGCCCCAATCAGTTTGAAAACGTTCCCGAGAACAGTCATGTACGATTCGTGCGACTATTCAACTTTTTAGATTGGACCAATTCCTTCGTGCCTGAAACCGAGAAGAGGGACTTGTACGTTGGAGTAATCGGCAAAGATCAGTTTTGGTTAGAAACAACCGCAGCATCCTCCATCGA atcCATCGGTTTATCCCTATACCGATCAAGCCTGAACGAGTACAACGTAAAGGTGTTGCCACAAGAATTGCAGAGAATGAAAAATTCACGGTTAATATTGCTAATCGTGCCACAGCACTCTCGTGGCATCACCCTAATGGCACTGGCAGCTCATCTGATTGGATTGCGCGCAAAACTGGTCCTGTGCGTTCAAACGCTTCCCGAAGATTGCGTAGTTTCTGGCGAAAAG CTAACCGAACAAGCCACAAAAGACTACAACCGGGGAAGAATGTACCTGTCGGACTACGCGACGCGCGAAGGTGTACCTGTTTTTCAGAATATCGCAGATGCTCTACAACACGCGATACAGCTAGTTCAAAGTCTTCGTTGA